In the genome of Paramormyrops kingsleyae isolate MSU_618 chromosome 5, PKINGS_0.4, whole genome shotgun sequence, the window GTTCTCCTCCTGAAGGCTGGCTACCATCTGGTTAAAGTTCTGGCGTTCCTCCTGCAAGGAGGCCTCATACCGCTCCCGAATGGCTCCCACATTTCGGGCATGCTCCTGGCATAAGACGTCCATATTTTGGCAGGCCTCTCTGCACAGCTTCAGGTCCCTCTCATGGTCTGCTCTCATCTTGCAGGCAACATAGGCAACCTGGGCCTGGATCATAGCCTCACGCATGCAAAGAGAACTGCTAGTAATATCACTGGGATTTCTGTAAGTTGCATTTACACAGGAAACCAGTCTCTGGAGAAATATTCCACTGTCAGCCTCACAGAGTGACTCTACCTTCTGAGAGAGAAACTGAAGGATTTCTGCTTGCCTTATCAGTTCAGCTGCAAGTCTATCTCGTCCAACATGCGGGGACTGGACAAACTCAATGCTACAGGGAGGCACAGTGTCTTGAAGATGTCTACTGACCAACTCATCAGCCAAGTCATGAGCCTCTTCCATTTTTATCTGTTCCATATAGGACACAAGTTCTGGGGCACTTGCATCAATCATTTGTTGACCAAGGTCAAGTTCATCACTGACCTCTTGAATGACACTAGCAAATTCTGGTTTGTTAGAAGCTTTTATCAGCTCTTTCAGTGCCAGCTCCCTTTGCTGCAGGTTCCTGTGGGCCTCCATTAGGTCCCCTTTGAGTATCTGTAGTTTCTCCTCATAGAAGTTCTTAAGATTCTGAACAGCAAAAGCCAATTCAGCTTCGATACAGGCATTGCTGATTACAGTAATACCAGTAACATCACCACCCCCTGCGGAATTTGtgtcctcctctctcctcccttCATTCACTTTATACTTTGCCTCAAGCTTCTCTACCTCTGTCCAAAATTCACTTTCTATCATAAGCTTCCTGGTCAAGACATCAGCATACTCAACTGCCAAGTAACCCTCATCACTCCTCTTCAATTTCTCAGCCTCTAGGTGAATCTCATTCAAACTCTGCAAGAGATCAAAATTCAGATTCTGAACTGAAAAAGCCATCTTACTCAAAACCAATGCCTCAAAAGCTAACGTTTTGGCAAACAATTTTATCTTCTCCGTATCTGTTACCTCATCCTGGTTCTGACCTGCTTGAATCTCTAGCTGCTGTTCCTCCAAATTGTGACCTCCCTCCCTAATAAAAATGGTGGCATTCACCAGCTCGTTTTCTATGTTTGACAGTATGTGAAGTTGTGTTTCCATGTTGCCCTCAAAAGGATCTCTCAGGATGGCCTGGACCTTTTCCCTGCTCAGCTCTACACAAGCTAATGCTTTCTCGTATTTGGCATTCACTGCCCTGATGCGGCAGGTCGTTTCCTGAGCAAAAGCAGATCTCTTGTCCATTTCTTCCTGGAGCTGAGTGGTGAGCTGGTCTACTTTGCACAGGCTTTCATTGAGCTGCTCCTGCAGCTCTGTTTCATTTTCGGCTAAGTGGTCATGTTGCTCCATCATAGACTCCAGCTGCCAACTCTGTTGCTCTTCCAGCTTTAGAGTAATGTGTTTCAGCTTCTCCTCTGTGGCATACAGTTTGGTCTCAAGCACATGAATGATGGATATAAACTTCTCAGGATCAGTGTCGTCAGAGGCCATTTGCTGGTATTCAGTGTTGGAGGAACCACAGTCTTCAGTAAGTGATTGGTCCTGGCCAATGTCCGATGGCGAATTACTAGCCCACAATTTCTGTCCACCGTCTGTGTGGATATAATTTTGGCAGTGGATGCTGGAAAAATGTATGGCCTGTCTTTTGCAAAGTGACCCCTGTGCATCGGCACTGGTTTTCCCTTTTGGCCTGGCTTCCCCTACAACTGAGGGAACTTCTATTGCTGCAGTGTCATTTAGTTTGCTCAAGCTCTCCAAAACATCACAATCCTCCTGCAGTTTGCAGTGCTCCACCTGGAGATCAGTGTAGCCTATCTGCAAATCATTAAGGTGCTGCTCCAGTTCAGCGATTCGATCCTCTGCGACAACTAATTTAGCCTGCAGCTCCTGCTCAGCAGCAGCCATCCCCGTATCTCCTTGCCCCAACTTACAGATCAACTCTTCTTTAGCCTGCAGTTTTAGCTCTGTCTCTTCCAGGCTGCTTCCCAAAGCTGCCATCTTCACCATCGCCTCATGAAGATCCTGCTCCTTCTTTTCTACCAGCCGCTCATACATCTCTTTGACCTCACGGATCTCCTGCTCCTTCTCTCGTAGAACCTTGTTGATTTTCTGGAACTCTTCAGATACCTTTTCATAGGAATGTTCTAGATTATAATAGTCTGTTTCCTCAGTTTTAAGTCGAGTCTGAAGTTTAGTGACCTCATTGTCTGCCTCTGTGATTTGATTTAGCAGTTCCTGACAACGGCAAGTCAGCTGACCCTTCTCTTCCTCTAGTTGCCGGATGGACTCCGTAAGCTTTTCAATGGCATCAGTCTTAATGGCCAGCTGCTCCTCTAGCTGATGTACCATTTCATCACTTTCTAGCCCTGAGGTCCTGTTCTCCCTTAGAAGCTCTTCAACATGCTGTTCTGCCTCATGAAGACGATCCTCTAGCTCCTGTCCTCTGCCCTCTGCCTCTGCCAGACGTCTAACTAGATCCTGCCGCTCTTTCTCATGGTTCTCTTGCAGGACATGCAGGTTCTTCTGTAACCTCTCCTCTTTAAGGGCCTGTGCTTCCTCGGTGGCAATCAGCCGGCCTGTGACCTCGGTCAGTCTCTCCTGAAGTTTCTGGACCTCCTTCAGGTGGTCTCTCTGGAGGGCCTGCTGGCGCTCAAGGTCCCTTAAAGCCTGGCTCTTCTCTAGAAGGTGGGCCTCCACATTCTTAAGTCGGTCCTCGCTGTCCTTGAGCTGGGCACGCAGGGTCATCTCATTGTGCTCCCACTCCTCCTTGCAATCCCGGAAGCGCTCCTGCTCTAGCTTGAGCTCGCTACGCATTTTAGCCACAGCTTGCTCACTTATGAGGATCTCAGCCATAGCATTGTTGAGTTTGGCCTGCAGGGCCTGGATCTCCGCCTCGTGGTGTCGGATGACATCCTTGGCTTCGCTGTAATTCCTCTTGAGGGCCTGCACCTGCTGGCTGGTGAAGTCCTGTTTGCGTCTCTGGGACTCGAGCTCTGCCTGAAGGTCCTGATTGAGCTTGTGCAGCCGATGCCAGGCGCCTGTGTTTGACGGTAGGGACGGCGAGTCGCTCTTTAAAAAATTGATCGGACATTAGGTTAGTAACATTTTTTCCACCACCCGCCCCAGACACCGAGGGACACATCTCTGGGGAAGCTCGGCAAATTAACAAGATTATTAAAAGCTTTCCACTGTGctttttttgagaaaaaaaatcaaaagaaaaatacaaatgaATAAACTCAAAGTTTGAACACAAAATGCAGTCTGGAAGCTTCAATGGCTTCATCAACACTAAAACTATACCAAATGTGTGATAGCAAATAAGATC includes:
- the LOC111847710 gene encoding uncharacterized protein isoform X8 translates to MKLNRNKPDLLNFKKGWMTKLYEDALWKKHWFVLTDQSLRYYRDSIAEEAADLDGEIDLSTCYDVTEFPVQRNYGFQIHTKEGAFTLSAMTSGIRRNWIQAIMKSVRPAIAPDVTRKNIPLKLSVLKTSSLPEERAKARALLGMGHSAPTVERHSSMEATTVEEEGLTQSSSNSEQRRSRIRERRREGRSKTFDWAEFRHGQPEEKVECDGQAAKPEDNVDISSASSSASSPATSPMSSASSGSSSTPAPLQRVPLEDDLERERARRREERRRRFLSVQSSMPVTTVPVSGQVRAAEPPSTGRMEMDRSLSMPESLSEDCVQRAKTPNVQVQIEQRWHQVETTPLREEKQVPISTARSSQQNAERLPPQELAAILDKELEQTQKELARLQEQNNLLQEQLQDARGREQNAREGYVLQSDSPSLPSNTGAWHRLHKLNQDLQAELESQRRKQDFTSQQVQALKRNYSEAKDVIRHHEAEIQALQAKLNNAMAEILISEQAVAKMRSELKLEQERFRDCKEEWEHNEMTLRAQLKDSEDRLKNVEAHLLEKSQALRDLERQQALQRDHLKEVQKLQERLTEVTGRLIATEEAQALKEERLQKNLHVLQENHEKERQDLVRRLAEAEGRGQELEDRLHEAEQHVEELLRENRTSGLESDEMVHQLEEQLAIKTDAIEKLTESIRQLEEEKGQLTCRCQELLNQITEADNEVTKLQTRLKTEETDYYNLEHSYEKVSEEFQKINKVLREKEQEIREVKEMYERLVEKKEQDLHEAMVKMAALGSSLEETELKLQAKEELICKLGQGDTGMAAAEQELQAKLVVAEDRIAELEQHLNDLQIGYTDLQVEHCKLQEDCDVLESLSKLNDTAAIEVPSVVGEARPKGKTSADAQGSLCKRQAIHFSSIHCQNYIHTDGGQKLWASNSPSDIGQDQSLTEDCGSSNTEYQQMASDDTDPEKFISIIHVLETKLYATEEKLKHITLKLEEQQSWQLESMMEQHDHLAENETELQEQLNESLCKVDQLTTQLQEEMDKRSAFAQETTCRIRAVNAKYEKALACVELSREKVQAILRDPFEGNMETQLHILSNIENELVNATIFIREGGHNLEEQQLEIQAGQNQDEVTDTEKIKLFAKTLAFEALVLSKMAFSVQNLNFDLLQSLNEIHLEAEKLKRSDEGYLAVEYADVLTRKLMIESEFWTEVEKLEAKYKVNEGRREEDTNSAGGGDVTGITVISNACIEAELAFAVQNLKNFYEEKLQILKGDLMEAHRNLQQRELALKELIKASNKPEFASVIQEVSDELDLGQQMIDASAPELVSYMEQIKMEEAHDLADELVSRHLQDTVPPCSIEFVQSPHVGRDRLAAELIRQAEILQFLSQKVESLCEADSGIFLQRLVSCVNATYRNPSDITSSSLCMREAMIQAQVAYVACKMRADHERDLKLCREACQNMDVLCQEHARNVGAIRERYEASLQEERQNFNQMVASLQEENRALHGEVSCRITELSQQQERLAQLEAHFCREMEQLKVRYELELSQAEQGRATTEQALMEKTADSQHKLEVILMDIEKMEDRHEEHVQTLEDKFHGKIQELQHIHEKEMEMLHGHYTQTICAMEETLGRLKASNPEGSSHPEQVIAPMAPTWPMEQDTSQASKTDRDSMMVLRDRIQELETQMNTMKDELENKQLEGDVSSLKEKYQKDFESLKATCERGFAAMEETHQKVIEDLQRQHQREVSKLLEERERLLAEETAATIAAIEAMKNAHREEMEKTQRSQFSGMGADIDELRLQYQEELQSIHRELEVLSEQYSQKCLENAHLAQALEAERQALRQCQRENQELNAHNQELNTRLAAEITRMRSCFSADGAAPPLTHGKDLYELEVLLRVKESEIQYLKQEIHSLKDELQSALRDKKYATDKYKDIYTELSIVKAKADCDISKLKEQLLVATEALGERSMESGPSVGLGYDIMKSKSNPDFLKKERSSLTRQVRGVRSKSLKEGLTVQERMKLFEAKDSKRI